A window of the Halopseudomonas phragmitis genome harbors these coding sequences:
- a CDS encoding NAD(P)H-hydrate dehydratase — MPMSSRLPAVFYSAAQTRELDARLIAGGIPGFELMQRAATAVWEAVLQRWPGAARLTVLCGTGNNAGDGYLVGVLAQRAGWQVTVYWLGAPEQLRGDATLAWQAARNEGLVIKPWCAEAELAGVVVDALLGTGLSGPVRPQYAELIEQLNRSALPVVAVDLPSGLDADTGVPQGVAVRAELTVTFIALKPGLLTAQGPDHVGRLVFATLARLPEDVPPALGVRLRLGDWRDCLPARPRAAHKGLFGHVLLVGGERGMGGAIILAAQTALRSGAGRVSVVTRPEHVAALLSRCPEVMVHGLDDPAAMAPLLEQASCLVIGPGLGRSDWARSLWRQILASELPKVLDADALNLLAEAEVPGLIGPCLLTPHPAEAARLLGLDTAAVQADRLVAVQRLAERYASAVVLKGVGSLIAGPPGGERPLALCSDGNPGMAVAGMGDVLSGLAGALLAQGLDVGDAGRYAVLVHALAGDQAAQAGQRGVLASDLIEPIRQLLN; from the coding sequence ATGCCTATGTCCTCTCGTCTTCCTGCGGTTTTTTATTCTGCGGCGCAAACCCGTGAACTGGATGCCCGGCTGATTGCCGGCGGCATACCCGGGTTCGAGCTTATGCAGCGGGCCGCAACAGCAGTGTGGGAGGCTGTGTTACAGCGCTGGCCGGGGGCTGCTCGGCTGACGGTGCTGTGTGGTACAGGCAATAATGCGGGTGACGGTTATCTGGTTGGTGTGCTGGCGCAGCGGGCAGGTTGGCAGGTGACTGTTTACTGGTTGGGCGCACCAGAGCAGTTGCGTGGTGATGCTACTCTGGCCTGGCAGGCGGCTCGGAATGAGGGGCTGGTAATCAAGCCTTGGTGTGCTGAGGCCGAGCTGGCAGGCGTTGTGGTCGACGCCTTGCTTGGTACCGGGCTCAGTGGGCCTGTCAGGCCACAGTATGCTGAACTGATCGAGCAGCTGAACCGCAGTGCGCTGCCTGTCGTAGCAGTAGATCTTCCCAGTGGGCTGGATGCTGATACCGGGGTGCCGCAGGGTGTGGCGGTGCGTGCCGAGTTGACGGTTACCTTTATTGCCCTCAAGCCTGGTTTGCTGACTGCCCAGGGGCCAGACCATGTGGGGCGCCTGGTATTTGCCACGTTGGCGCGGCTGCCTGAGGACGTACCGCCGGCATTAGGCGTGCGCCTGCGCCTTGGCGACTGGAGGGATTGTCTGCCAGCCCGGCCGCGGGCGGCGCACAAAGGGCTGTTTGGTCATGTGTTGCTGGTCGGCGGTGAGCGGGGCATGGGCGGAGCCATTATTCTGGCTGCTCAGACCGCATTGCGCAGTGGTGCGGGCCGGGTCAGCGTGGTGACCAGGCCCGAGCATGTAGCGGCGCTGCTCAGTCGTTGCCCGGAGGTGATGGTGCATGGACTGGATGATCCGGCGGCTATGGCTCCACTGCTGGAGCAGGCTAGCTGCCTGGTGATAGGCCCGGGGTTAGGGCGCAGTGACTGGGCGCGCTCACTCTGGCGTCAGATACTGGCCAGTGAACTGCCCAAAGTGCTCGATGCCGATGCCTTGAACCTGTTGGCCGAGGCGGAGGTTCCGGGGCTAATCGGCCCCTGCCTGCTGACACCGCATCCGGCAGAAGCCGCCCGCTTATTGGGGCTGGACACTGCTGCAGTCCAGGCTGACCGACTGGTGGCGGTGCAGCGTTTGGCTGAACGTTACGCCAGCGCAGTGGTACTAAAAGGGGTAGGCAGTCTGATAGCCGGGCCGCCGGGTGGCGAGCGACCATTGGCGCTATGCTCCGACGGCAACCCGGGCATGGCTGTCGCTGGAATGGGGGACGTGCTTTCGGGATTGGCCGGAGCTCTGTTGGCTCAGGGCCTGGATGTTGGCGATGCCGGCCGTTATGCGGTGCTGGTGCATGCCCTGGCCGGCGATCAGGCGGCCCAGGCTGGCCAGCGTGGTGTGCTGGCCAGTGATTTGATTGAGCCTATTAGGCAGTTACTCAACTAA
- the tsaE gene encoding tRNA (adenosine(37)-N6)-threonylcarbamoyltransferase complex ATPase subunit type 1 TsaE — protein MKYRVELLGEQVMEAFGAELGRALEGRGVVYLHGDLGAGKTTLSRGLIRGLGHVGAVKSPTFTLVEPYELNGLNIYHFDLYRLVDPEELEFLGIRDYFRDDSLCLVEWPEKGTGVLPSPDLTITIGAEGGGRLLTLEHHSAQGVMACQRLRDIRGEAQS, from the coding sequence ATGAAGTATCGTGTGGAACTGCTGGGTGAGCAGGTGATGGAGGCGTTTGGGGCTGAGTTGGGTCGGGCCCTTGAGGGGCGTGGGGTAGTGTATCTGCACGGCGACCTGGGCGCGGGCAAGACCACCCTCAGTCGAGGCCTGATTCGCGGCCTGGGGCATGTTGGGGCGGTAAAAAGTCCGACCTTCACGCTGGTTGAACCCTATGAACTGAACGGCTTGAATATCTACCATTTTGACCTGTACCGGCTGGTCGATCCGGAAGAGCTGGAGTTTCTTGGGATTCGCGACTATTTTCGCGATGACAGCCTGTGTCTGGTTGAGTGGCCAGAAAAAGGCACAGGTGTTTTGCCAAGTCCAGACCTGACGATTACCATAGGCGCAGAGGGTGGCGGACGCCTCCTGACGCTTGAGCATCACAGCGCCCAGGGAGTGATGGCATGCCAGCGGCTGCGTGACATAAGGGGTGAAGCACAATCGTGA
- a CDS encoding N-acetylmuramoyl-L-alanine amidase, with amino-acid sequence MKLASLCLGAGLVSAFSGLVQAAEINNVRLWRAPDNTRLVFDLSGPADHTLFTLSSPERIVIDINGARLSANTANLPLEGTPLTGMRSAPRNDSDLRVVLDLSRQVNPKSFSLPPNQQYGHRLVIDLFDQEPPRSDLPAPTQPSASPLPQQPARTAESGNRDVIVALDAGHGGEDPGAVGYRGAREKDVVLAISRDLKAMLDAEPGFKAVLVRTGDYFIPLRRRTEIARQHNADLFVSIHADAFTRASAFGASVFALSDRGATSETARLLADRENRSDLIGGVGGVTLDDKDKVLASVLLDLSMTATLSASLDVGQLVLNSIGRVTPLHKRRVEQAGFMVLKSPDIPSILVETGFISNPGEAQKLVTRSHQQTLARAMHNGIRDYFHRNPPPGTRLAALRAEGRLQAQGPREHTVVRGDTLSMIATRYSVSLASLRQANNLTNDQIRVGQVLKVPAGSMLVQN; translated from the coding sequence TTGAAATTGGCGTCGCTCTGCTTGGGGGCAGGGTTGGTCAGCGCCTTCAGCGGGCTAGTGCAAGCCGCTGAAATCAACAATGTGCGCCTCTGGCGCGCTCCGGACAACACTCGCCTGGTTTTTGACCTGTCGGGCCCAGCCGACCACACTCTGTTCACCCTGTCGAGTCCCGAACGTATCGTGATCGATATCAACGGTGCCCGGCTGTCGGCCAATACCGCCAATTTGCCGCTGGAAGGTACTCCGCTTACCGGAATGCGTTCGGCGCCACGCAATGACAGCGACCTGCGGGTGGTGCTGGATCTATCGCGTCAGGTTAACCCGAAAAGCTTTAGTTTGCCGCCGAATCAACAGTACGGTCATCGTCTGGTGATTGACCTGTTTGATCAGGAACCGCCACGCAGTGATCTGCCCGCTCCGACCCAGCCCAGCGCCTCACCACTGCCGCAACAGCCGGCGCGTACTGCCGAGTCGGGCAATCGCGACGTCATTGTTGCGCTGGATGCCGGCCATGGTGGCGAAGATCCGGGCGCTGTTGGCTATCGCGGTGCCCGTGAGAAGGACGTGGTGCTGGCGATTTCCCGTGACCTGAAAGCGATGCTCGACGCCGAGCCAGGGTTCAAGGCGGTACTGGTGCGGACCGGGGACTATTTCATTCCGCTGCGTCGGCGTACCGAGATCGCCCGTCAGCACAATGCTGACCTGTTCGTTTCGATTCATGCCGACGCCTTTACCCGTGCCAGCGCCTTTGGTGCCTCGGTTTTCGCGCTGTCTGATCGCGGTGCCACCTCCGAGACCGCGCGGCTGCTGGCTGACCGGGAGAACCGTTCGGACCTTATCGGTGGGGTCGGTGGCGTGACCCTGGACGACAAGGACAAGGTGCTGGCCAGCGTGCTTCTGGACCTGTCCATGACAGCCACCCTGTCGGCCAGCCTGGATGTGGGGCAATTGGTACTCAACTCGATTGGCCGGGTTACGCCGCTGCACAAGCGGCGGGTCGAGCAGGCGGGTTTTATGGTGCTCAAGTCGCCGGATATCCCATCGATTCTGGTCGAGACCGGGTTTATCTCCAATCCGGGCGAGGCGCAGAAACTGGTAACCCGCAGCCACCAGCAGACCCTGGCCAGAGCCATGCATAATGGGATTCGCGACTATTTTCACCGTAACCCGCCGCCCGGTACCCGGCTGGCAGCACTGCGTGCCGAAGGCAGGCTGCAGGCCCAGGGGCCGCGCGAGCATACCGTGGTGCGCGGTGATACCCTGTCTATGATTGCTACCCGCTACAGTGTCTCCCTGGCCAGTTTGCGCCAGGCCAACAATCTGACCAACGACCAGATTCGTGTCGGCCAGGTACTCAAGGTGCCGGCCGGTAGTATGCTGGTTCAGAACTGA
- the mutL gene encoding DNA mismatch repair endonuclease MutL: protein MSRIHLLSPRLANQIAAGEVVERPASVIKELLENSLDAGATRIDIDVEQGGVKLLRVRDDGGGIVEDDLPLALSRHATSKIRDLDDLERVATLGFRGEALASVSSVSRLTLTSRAASADQAWQVETEGRDMAPRVQPAAHPQGTTVEVRDLFFNTPARRKFLRTEKTEFAHLEEVVKRLALSRFDVAFSLRHNGKTIFSLRPANTEQEARRRVATVCGPAFVEQSLQVDSERSGLRLWGWVGLPTFSRSQADLQYFFVNGRMIKDKLVAHAVRQAYRDVLFNGRHPTFVLFMELDPAVVDVNVHPTKHEVRFRDGRMVHDFLFSTLYRALADQRPGDAGAASDEPGLQPAVAQPVVSGLAAGVFSGQERMPLNEPAAAWNPAPKVPERPSSEAVAGVLKGYAELYAGAGEVLQRPELPAAEAGEAPPLGYALAQLQGIYILAENAQGLVVVDMHAAHERITYERLKQAMDSEGLRSQPLLVPESIAVSQREADCAEEHAAWFAQLGFGLQRMGPETLAIREIPALLRQADAAQLVRDVLADLLEYGSSDRIQAHRNELLATMACHGAIRANRRLTLAEMNALLRDMEQTERSGQCNHGRPTWTQMSLAELDKLFLRGR, encoded by the coding sequence ATGTCCCGTATTCATCTGCTTAGTCCGCGACTGGCCAACCAGATCGCGGCAGGGGAGGTCGTTGAACGGCCCGCCTCTGTTATCAAGGAGTTGCTGGAAAATAGCCTGGACGCCGGCGCCACACGTATCGATATCGATGTTGAGCAGGGCGGGGTCAAGCTCCTCAGGGTGCGTGATGATGGTGGCGGGATTGTCGAAGACGATCTGCCCTTGGCGCTGTCGCGGCATGCCACCAGCAAAATTCGTGATCTTGACGATCTGGAGCGGGTTGCCACGCTGGGCTTTCGTGGTGAGGCACTGGCTTCGGTCAGCTCGGTTTCGCGTCTGACCCTGACCTCACGGGCCGCCAGCGCCGATCAGGCCTGGCAGGTCGAGACCGAGGGGCGCGACATGGCTCCGCGAGTACAGCCGGCGGCCCATCCTCAGGGTACGACGGTTGAGGTACGCGATCTGTTTTTCAATACCCCGGCCCGGCGCAAGTTCCTACGTACCGAGAAAACCGAGTTCGCGCACCTTGAAGAGGTGGTCAAGCGCCTGGCGTTGTCGCGTTTCGATGTGGCTTTCAGTCTGCGTCACAATGGCAAGACCATTTTCTCATTGCGTCCAGCCAATACCGAGCAAGAGGCCCGGCGGCGGGTGGCCACGGTCTGTGGTCCGGCCTTTGTCGAGCAATCGTTGCAGGTTGATTCCGAGCGCTCCGGGCTGCGCCTGTGGGGTTGGGTCGGATTGCCAACCTTTTCGCGCAGCCAGGCCGATTTGCAGTACTTCTTCGTCAATGGCCGGATGATCAAGGACAAGCTTGTCGCCCATGCGGTACGCCAGGCCTATCGGGATGTGCTGTTCAATGGACGGCATCCGACGTTCGTGTTGTTCATGGAGCTGGATCCGGCGGTGGTGGATGTCAATGTGCACCCGACCAAACATGAGGTGCGGTTCCGTGATGGGCGGATGGTGCATGATTTTCTGTTCAGCACTCTGTACCGGGCGCTGGCCGATCAGCGTCCCGGTGATGCTGGGGCGGCTAGTGACGAGCCAGGACTGCAGCCAGCTGTCGCTCAGCCGGTCGTCAGTGGCCTGGCGGCTGGGGTCTTTTCCGGCCAGGAGCGCATGCCGCTGAATGAGCCTGCGGCGGCCTGGAATCCAGCGCCCAAGGTGCCGGAGCGACCATCCAGCGAGGCGGTAGCGGGTGTCCTTAAGGGGTATGCTGAGCTGTATGCCGGAGCTGGCGAAGTGCTGCAGCGCCCCGAGCTGCCAGCCGCTGAAGCCGGAGAAGCGCCGCCGCTCGGCTATGCCCTGGCGCAGTTGCAAGGTATCTATATTCTCGCTGAGAACGCCCAGGGGCTGGTGGTGGTGGATATGCACGCGGCCCACGAGCGGATCACCTATGAGCGCTTGAAGCAGGCCATGGACAGTGAGGGGCTGCGCAGTCAGCCGTTGCTGGTGCCGGAATCGATTGCGGTCAGTCAGCGCGAGGCCGATTGCGCTGAGGAACATGCCGCCTGGTTTGCCCAGTTGGGTTTCGGTCTGCAGCGCATGGGCCCTGAAACCCTGGCGATTCGCGAGATTCCGGCGCTGCTGCGGCAGGCCGATGCGGCGCAACTGGTACGTGATGTGCTGGCCGACCTGCTGGAGTATGGCAGCAGTGATCGGATTCAGGCGCACCGTAATGAACTGCTGGCGACCATGGCTTGCCATGGCGCGATTCGGGCCAATCGGCGCCTGACGTTGGCGGAAATGAATGCGCTGTTGCGTGATATGGAGCAGACCGAGCGCAGTGGTCAGTGCAATCATGGGCGCCCGACCTGGACCCAGATGAGCCTGGCAGAGCTGGACAAGCTGTTCCTGCGTGGGCGTTGA
- the miaA gene encoding tRNA (adenosine(37)-N6)-dimethylallyltransferase MiaA, with protein sequence MSAPALPVICLMGPTAAGKTDLALYLADHLPCELVSVDSALVYRGMDIGTAKPDAATLAAYPHHLVDILDPAEAYSAARFAEDARALIHDIHGRGRLPLLVGGTMLYYKALAEGLAPMPAADPAVRQRIEAQAAEIGWPGVHAELAKVDPVSAARIHPNDPQRIQRAYEVFLLSGVPLSGWHARQSAEKARSEPPVGQNMPYTMHYLAVAPTERHILHERIAQRFSLMLQQGFIAEVQSLYARGDLDSSMPSVRAVGYRQAWDYLEGKLSYDGMVERGVIATRQLAKRQFTWLRGWSDPIDWLDSLDPKRFEQALKALQTIAI encoded by the coding sequence ATGAGTGCGCCGGCTCTTCCGGTCATCTGCCTGATGGGGCCGACTGCAGCAGGCAAGACCGATCTGGCGCTGTATCTGGCCGATCATTTGCCTTGTGAGCTGGTCAGTGTCGATTCGGCACTGGTCTATCGGGGTATGGATATCGGTACGGCCAAGCCTGATGCAGCCACCTTGGCGGCCTACCCGCATCACTTGGTGGATATCCTTGATCCGGCCGAGGCCTACTCGGCCGCTCGCTTCGCCGAGGATGCCCGGGCGCTGATCCATGACATTCATGGTCGTGGGCGTTTGCCGCTGCTGGTTGGTGGCACCATGCTCTACTACAAGGCGTTGGCCGAAGGGCTGGCGCCAATGCCGGCTGCCGATCCGGCGGTGCGTCAACGGATTGAGGCGCAGGCCGCCGAGATTGGCTGGCCAGGGGTGCATGCCGAGCTTGCCAAGGTCGATCCGGTGTCGGCGGCACGGATTCATCCCAACGATCCGCAGCGAATTCAGCGGGCCTATGAGGTCTTTTTGCTCAGTGGTGTGCCCTTGAGTGGCTGGCACGCCCGCCAGTCGGCGGAAAAAGCCCGTTCAGAGCCGCCCGTTGGGCAAAATATGCCTTATACTATGCATTATCTGGCTGTTGCTCCAACGGAGCGGCATATCCTGCATGAGCGTATCGCTCAGCGATTCTCTCTGATGTTGCAGCAAGGCTTTATTGCCGAGGTGCAGTCCTTGTATGCCCGCGGTGATCTGGACAGCTCGATGCCGTCAGTGCGCGCGGTTGGCTATCGTCAGGCCTGGGATTATCTGGAGGGGAAACTCTCCTATGATGGCATGGTCGAACGGGGGGTTATCGCCACGCGTCAATTGGCGAAGCGGCAGTTCACCTGGCTGCGGGGCTGGTCCGATCCTATCGACTGGCTTGATAGCCTGGATCCGAAAAGATTCGAGCAGGCCTTGAAAGCCTTGCAAACTATCGCCATATAG
- the hfq gene encoding RNA chaperone Hfq, with product MSKGHSLQDPYLNVLRKERVPVSIYLVNGIKLQGQIESFDQFVILLKNTVSQMVYKHAISTVVPGRPVRLPAQGGVDEAEGGNA from the coding sequence ATGTCAAAAGGGCATTCTCTACAAGACCCTTACCTGAACGTTCTGCGCAAGGAACGTGTTCCGGTATCCATTTACCTGGTCAACGGCATCAAGCTGCAGGGCCAGATCGAGTCTTTCGACCAGTTTGTCATTCTGCTGAAGAACACTGTCAGCCAGATGGTCTATAAGCACGCTATTTCTACCGTCGTACCTGGCCGTCCCGTACGTCTGCCGGCTCAGGGCGGTGTTGATGAAGCCGAGGGCGGTAACGCCTGA
- the hflX gene encoding ribosome rescue GTPase HflX → MFFERHEGGERAVLVHLEGLDDLTREDPQEFLELARSAGADIAAFLTINRQQPSPRFLIGSGKVEELRALVKGHEADLVIFNHTLTPSQERNLERELECRVIDRTGLILDIFAQRARTHEGKLQVELAQLEHLSTRLVRGWTHLERQKGGIGLRGPGETQLETDRRLLRGRIKQILKRLEKVRSQREQARRGRRRAEIPVVSLVGYTNAGKSTLFNTVTASAVYAADQLFATLDPTLRRIELSEIGPVVMADTVGFIRHLPHKLVEAFRATLEESSQADLLLHVIDAADAERQSNIEQVHLVLDEIGAAELPVLEVYNKIDLLDEFEPRIQRDEQGVAIRVWLSARDGLGLDLLAQAMAERLGEDVLQQRIVLEHAEARLRAQFYALGAVVHESIADDGRQQLDLRLPRSDFNRLLKREGWQPEAFLTQHTLQ, encoded by the coding sequence TTGTTTTTTGAGCGCCATGAAGGAGGTGAACGTGCGGTACTCGTTCACCTCGAAGGCCTGGATGACCTGACCCGCGAAGATCCCCAGGAATTTCTCGAACTCGCCCGCTCTGCGGGTGCCGACATCGCTGCCTTTCTGACGATCAACCGACAGCAGCCCAGCCCGCGCTTCCTGATTGGCAGCGGCAAGGTTGAGGAGCTGCGTGCCCTGGTCAAGGGGCATGAGGCTGATCTGGTTATTTTTAACCACACCCTGACTCCCAGCCAGGAGCGCAATCTGGAGCGTGAGCTGGAGTGTCGGGTGATTGATCGTACCGGTCTGATTCTCGATATTTTCGCCCAGAGAGCCCGTACCCATGAGGGTAAGCTGCAGGTCGAGCTGGCTCAGCTCGAGCATCTGAGCACTCGTTTGGTCAGAGGCTGGACCCACCTTGAGCGGCAGAAGGGTGGGATTGGTTTGCGTGGGCCAGGTGAAACCCAGCTGGAAACTGACCGGCGTTTGTTGCGCGGGCGTATCAAGCAGATCCTCAAACGGCTGGAAAAAGTGCGCAGCCAGCGCGAGCAGGCCAGGCGCGGGCGCCGCCGTGCGGAAATTCCGGTAGTGTCGCTGGTAGGTTATACCAACGCCGGAAAATCGACCCTGTTCAATACCGTGACCGCTTCGGCGGTGTACGCTGCTGACCAGTTGTTCGCGACACTGGACCCGACCCTGCGACGCATCGAACTCAGCGAGATTGGTCCGGTGGTCATGGCTGACACCGTAGGTTTTATCCGTCATTTGCCGCACAAGCTGGTTGAGGCTTTCCGCGCTACGCTGGAAGAATCGAGCCAGGCCGACTTGCTGTTGCATGTGATTGATGCTGCGGATGCCGAGCGGCAGTCGAATATCGAACAGGTTCATCTGGTGCTGGATGAGATTGGTGCTGCCGAGCTGCCGGTGCTGGAGGTCTACAACAAGATCGACCTGCTGGACGAATTCGAGCCACGAATTCAACGTGACGAGCAGGGGGTGGCCATTCGGGTTTGGCTGTCTGCGCGTGATGGTCTGGGGCTTGATCTGCTGGCTCAGGCAATGGCTGAGCGTCTGGGCGAAGATGTTCTGCAGCAGCGTATTGTGCTGGAGCATGCCGAGGCGCGCTTGCGCGCCCAGTTCTATGCGCTCGGTGCAGTTGTGCATGAGTCGATCGCTGATGATGGTCGCCAGCAACTTGATCTGCGTTTGCCGCGCAGCGACTTCAATAGATTGCTCAAGCGCGAGGGTTGGCAGCCCGAGGCCTTCCTGACTCAACATACTTTGCAATAA
- the hflK gene encoding FtsH protease activity modulator HflK has product MAWNEPGGGNNSNNQDPWGSGGNRGGNRGGKQGPPDLDEALRKLQDSLNNLFGSNKRGDDNKGGGRGAGGGQGIPKGLWAIAGLILFVFWLFNAVYMVDEQEQAVILRFGEYNRTVESGLHLYFPPVERKFQRNVTQVRSYRQAGQMLTEDENIVEVPLAVQYRISNLENFVLKVEDPETSLRHATESALRHVVGSTSMHQVLTEGREQMGVEVTERLQRYLDLYNTGITVVQVNIESAQAPAEVQDAFDDVIRAREDEVRERNQAEAYANSVIPEARGRAQRLLEEANGYRDEVVARADGEAQRFNLLVEQYRLAPGVMRERMYLETVQDVMQNTSKVLVSSGDGNNNLLYLPLDRLIQQGAGASASPSGSASASGADTGTARLPIQLQQRDLRSRETR; this is encoded by the coding sequence ATGGCCTGGAATGAGCCTGGTGGTGGTAACAATTCGAATAACCAGGATCCCTGGGGAAGCGGCGGTAACCGCGGTGGCAACCGTGGTGGCAAACAAGGTCCGCCGGATCTCGATGAAGCACTGCGCAAGCTGCAGGACAGCCTGAACAATCTGTTCGGCAGCAACAAGCGCGGTGATGACAACAAGGGCGGTGGTCGCGGCGCAGGCGGCGGTCAGGGGATTCCCAAGGGGCTGTGGGCCATTGCCGGCCTGATTCTGTTTGTTTTCTGGCTGTTCAATGCGGTCTACATGGTTGACGAGCAGGAGCAGGCAGTGATTCTGCGCTTCGGTGAATACAATCGTACCGTCGAGTCGGGTCTGCACCTGTACTTCCCGCCGGTTGAGCGCAAGTTTCAACGCAACGTGACCCAGGTACGTTCTTATCGGCAAGCCGGTCAAATGCTGACCGAAGATGAAAACATCGTTGAGGTGCCACTGGCGGTTCAGTATCGGATCTCCAATCTGGAGAACTTTGTACTCAAGGTCGAAGATCCTGAGACCAGTCTGCGTCATGCTACCGAGAGTGCCCTGCGTCATGTGGTCGGTTCGACCTCTATGCACCAGGTGTTGACCGAAGGTCGTGAGCAGATGGGGGTTGAAGTGACCGAGCGTCTGCAGCGCTACCTGGATCTGTACAACACCGGCATTACCGTAGTGCAGGTCAACATCGAAAGCGCCCAGGCACCGGCCGAGGTTCAGGATGCGTTCGATGACGTGATCCGGGCCCGTGAGGACGAGGTGCGTGAGCGCAATCAGGCCGAGGCTTACGCCAATAGCGTGATTCCTGAAGCGCGTGGTCGGGCCCAGCGTCTGCTGGAAGAGGCCAACGGTTATCGTGATGAAGTCGTGGCACGCGCCGATGGTGAAGCCCAGCGCTTCAATCTGTTGGTCGAGCAGTATCGTCTGGCGCCTGGTGTCATGCGTGAGCGCATGTACCTGGAAACGGTGCAGGATGTGATGCAGAACACCAGCAAGGTTCTGGTTTCCAGTGGCGATGGCAACAACAACTTGCTCTATCTGCCGCTTGACCGGCTGATTCAGCAGGGAGCTGGTGCTTCCGCCAGTCCAAGTGGTTCAGCTTCGGCAAGTGGCGCTGACACCGGCACCGCTCGCCTGCCCATTCAATTGCAGCAGCGTGATCTGCGTTCCAGGGAGACCCGCTGA
- the hflC gene encoding protease modulator HflC, whose product MSNKSMFGLIAALVLVVVGWQSFFVVSQIERGIVLQFGKVVRDDLSPGLHFKLPFVQEAHLFDGRLLTLDTATQRYLTLEKKALMVDSYAKWRIANVQRFYTATSGLRSIAEERLSRQLESGLRNEVARRTLHEVVSGERDQLMADITATLNTSAQRELGIEVLDVRVKAIDLPREVNRSVFERMSTEREREAREHRAKGRELGEGIRADADRQQRVILAEAFREAEQIRGDGDAQAAAIYAEAYQKDPEFYSFYRSLQAYRESFASKSDILILDPDSEFFKYLQGAQRR is encoded by the coding sequence ATGAGTAACAAGTCGATGTTTGGGCTGATTGCCGCTCTGGTTCTGGTGGTGGTTGGCTGGCAAAGTTTCTTCGTGGTTAGCCAGATCGAGCGGGGCATTGTCCTGCAGTTTGGTAAGGTTGTGCGCGACGATCTGAGTCCGGGTCTGCACTTCAAATTGCCGTTCGTTCAAGAGGCACATTTGTTTGACGGCCGCTTGCTGACCCTGGATACCGCGACCCAGCGTTATCTGACTCTGGAAAAGAAAGCGCTGATGGTCGATTCCTACGCCAAGTGGCGGATCGCCAATGTGCAGCGCTTCTATACCGCGACCTCGGGTCTGCGTTCGATTGCCGAAGAGCGGTTGTCGCGCCAGTTGGAGTCAGGGCTGCGCAACGAAGTGGCACGTCGGACCTTGCATGAGGTGGTATCAGGTGAGCGCGATCAGTTGATGGCCGATATCACTGCTACGCTCAATACCAGCGCCCAGCGTGAGCTGGGGATCGAAGTGCTGGACGTGCGGGTCAAGGCTATCGATCTTCCGCGCGAGGTCAACCGCAGCGTATTTGAGCGGATGAGCACCGAGCGTGAGCGCGAAGCGCGTGAGCACCGTGCCAAGGGTCGAGAACTGGGTGAGGGTATTCGTGCTGATGCCGACCGTCAGCAGCGGGTCATCCTGGCTGAGGCCTTCCGTGAAGCCGAGCAGATTCGTGGTGATGGTGATGCGCAGGCAGCGGCTATCTATGCCGAGGCCTACCAGAAAGATCCCGAGTTCTACTCGTTCTACCGCAGTTTGCAGGCCTACCGTGAGAGCTTTGCCAGCAAGTCGGATATCCTGATTTTGGATCCGGATAGCGAGTTCTTTAAGTATTTGCAGGGTGCACAGCGACGCTGA
- a CDS encoding DUF2065 domain-containing protein, producing MWQSLATALCLVLVIEGLMPFLAPARWKRMLITVSQVSDRQLRVIGLASMLTGTALLYLIR from the coding sequence ATGTGGCAGAGTCTGGCGACAGCATTGTGCCTGGTGCTGGTGATCGAGGGGTTGATGCCGTTTCTGGCACCGGCTCGCTGGAAGCGTATGCTGATCACGGTAAGTCAGGTCAGTGATCGCCAGTTGCGAGTGATCGGGTTGGCCAGCATGCTGACCGGCACCGCCTTGCTGTATCTGATACGCTGA